From a region of the Paeniglutamicibacter cryotolerans genome:
- a CDS encoding acyl carrier protein → MASNEEILAGLAEIVNEETGLATDAVEMDKSFTEDLDIDSISMMTIVVNAEEKFDVKIPDEEVKNLKTVADAVNFIAGAQA, encoded by the coding sequence ATGGCTAGCAACGAAGAGATCCTGGCCGGTCTGGCCGAGATCGTCAACGAAGAGACCGGCCTTGCCACGGATGCCGTGGAAATGGACAAGTCCTTCACCGAGGACCTTGACATCGACTCCATCTCGATGATGACCATCGTGGTCAACGCCGAAGAGAAGTTCGACGTGAAGATCCCGGACGAAGAGGTCAAAAACCTCAAGACCGTTGCCGATGCAGTTAACTTCATCGCCGGCGCACAGGCCTAA
- a CDS encoding beta-ketoacyl-ACP synthase III, giving the protein MSIVMKQETAREFSRIHGVGSFRPQNFVTNDEVCQWIDSSDEWIRQRTGIITRARADAETSLLDMAEAAGRAALESAGISGDQLGAVIVSTVTFPYATPSAAAALADRLGATPAPAFDISAACAGYCYGVAQADALVRSGMAEYVLVIGAEKLSDYIDNHERTISFLLGDGAGAVVIGPSDSPGISPSVWGSDGGKWDAIGMTHSMMDLRDVALQAESSPDGTALVAGTEAKLWPTLRQDGQTVFRWAVWEMAKMAKLALEKAGVTAEDLVAFLPHQANMRIIDEMVKQLKLPESVVVARDIAESGNTSAASIPMAMDRMLKTNPELSGGLALQIGFGAGVVFGAQVVVLP; this is encoded by the coding sequence ATGTCCATCGTCATGAAGCAGGAAACAGCCCGCGAGTTCAGCCGCATCCACGGAGTCGGCTCCTTCCGCCCGCAGAACTTCGTCACCAACGACGAGGTCTGCCAGTGGATCGACTCCTCCGACGAGTGGATCCGCCAGCGCACCGGCATCATTACCCGCGCCCGCGCCGATGCCGAAACCTCACTGCTGGACATGGCAGAGGCCGCCGGCCGTGCCGCTCTGGAAAGCGCCGGGATATCAGGGGATCAGCTCGGAGCCGTCATCGTCTCCACGGTCACCTTCCCGTACGCCACACCGTCGGCCGCCGCCGCGCTGGCCGACCGACTGGGCGCAACGCCGGCCCCGGCCTTCGACATCTCGGCGGCCTGCGCCGGATACTGCTATGGCGTGGCCCAGGCGGACGCCCTGGTGCGCTCGGGCATGGCCGAGTACGTCCTGGTCATTGGCGCCGAGAAGCTCTCGGACTACATCGACAACCACGAGCGGACCATCTCCTTCCTGCTCGGCGACGGCGCCGGCGCCGTAGTCATCGGCCCTTCGGACTCCCCCGGCATCTCGCCGTCGGTGTGGGGATCGGACGGCGGCAAGTGGGATGCCATCGGCATGACCCACTCGATGATGGACCTGCGCGATGTCGCGCTGCAGGCCGAATCCAGCCCGGACGGCACAGCCCTGGTGGCGGGCACCGAGGCCAAACTATGGCCGACCCTGCGCCAGGACGGCCAGACCGTCTTCCGCTGGGCCGTCTGGGAAATGGCCAAGATGGCGAAGCTTGCCCTGGAAAAGGCCGGCGTCACCGCCGAGGACCTGGTCGCCTTCCTTCCGCACCAGGCCAACATGCGCATCATCGATGAGATGGTCAAGCAGCTGAAGCTTCCCGAATCCGTCGTTGTGGCGCGGGACATTGCCGAGTCCGGCAACACCTCGGCAGCCTCCATTCCGATGGCCATGGACCGCATGCTGAAGACGAATCCAGAGCTGTCCGGGGGGCTGGCACTGCAGATCGGTTTCGGTGCCGGTGTGGTCTTCGGCGCGCAGGTCGTGGTCCTGCCCTAG
- a CDS encoding ACP S-malonyltransferase, with the protein MLAIVCPGQGSQTPGFLTPWLEVPGVAAHLATLSELTGRDLLAHGTVSDEETIKDTAVAQPLIVAAGLVTAGALFGGDIPAGVLLAGHSVGEITASALAGALDEADAMLFVRERANAMAQSAATTPTGMAAVLGGDPDDVLAAIASAGLTAANANGGGQIVAAGTLEEIAAFAANPPAKARVIPLKVAGAFHTRHMAPAVDVLNTLVPALTPRDPAAILLSNFDGRAVSGGAANLASLVAQVSRPVRWDRCMEEMAAAGVTGILELSPAGTLVGLAKRGLKGTATLALKSPEDLDSARAFVAEHNADAVQEEN; encoded by the coding sequence GTGCTAGCAATCGTCTGCCCTGGACAGGGCTCCCAGACCCCCGGATTCCTCACCCCCTGGCTTGAGGTGCCCGGTGTCGCCGCGCATCTGGCCACCCTTTCCGAGCTGACCGGACGCGACCTGCTCGCCCACGGCACCGTCTCTGACGAGGAAACCATCAAAGACACTGCCGTCGCCCAGCCGCTGATCGTGGCAGCAGGCCTGGTCACGGCAGGCGCCTTGTTCGGCGGCGACATCCCCGCCGGCGTCCTGCTGGCCGGACACTCCGTCGGCGAGATCACCGCCTCGGCCCTGGCCGGCGCGTTGGACGAAGCCGACGCCATGCTCTTCGTGCGTGAACGTGCCAACGCCATGGCCCAGTCCGCCGCAACCACTCCCACGGGCATGGCCGCGGTGCTCGGCGGTGATCCTGACGACGTACTGGCTGCCATCGCATCTGCCGGCCTCACGGCGGCCAACGCCAACGGCGGCGGCCAGATCGTTGCTGCCGGGACCCTGGAGGAGATCGCAGCCTTCGCCGCGAATCCGCCGGCCAAGGCCCGCGTGATTCCGCTGAAGGTGGCGGGCGCCTTCCACACCCGACACATGGCTCCGGCTGTAGACGTGCTCAACACGCTGGTCCCGGCGTTGACCCCGCGCGATCCCGCGGCGATCCTGCTGAGCAATTTCGACGGCAGGGCGGTGTCCGGCGGAGCAGCCAATCTCGCCTCGCTCGTCGCCCAGGTTTCCCGCCCGGTCCGCTGGGACAGGTGCATGGAGGAAATGGCTGCAGCGGGCGTCACCGGCATTCTCGAGCTCTCCCCCGCAGGAACCCTCGTGGGCCTGGCCAAGCGCGGGCTCAAGGGAACCGCCACCCTGGCACTGAAGTCCCCAGAAGATCTCGATTCGGCCCGCGCCTTCGTCGCCGAACACAATGCCGACGCAGTACAGGAAGAGAACTAA
- a CDS encoding tyrosine recombinase XerC, producing the protein MNGFERYQRLERARSEHTLRAYRSDLENLLRECASRQVTTVEGIDLTLLRLWMGGLQELGLSRSTLARRSATARTFFGWARREGLVAIDPASRLRSPVPDQKLPHVLQRQQVDRLLQVRTVAQVDGASGQPSVEQKAVRDRDHALLELLYATGIRVGELVTLDLESVDHDRRTLRVLGKGDKERTVPFGQPALNALDDWLRRGRGVLAVAGSGSALFLGVRGGRLGQRQVREIVSKALEELGDTAARGPHALRHTAATHLLDGGADLRAVQEYLGHSSLATTQRYTHVSVERLRESYQRAHPRA; encoded by the coding sequence ATGAACGGATTCGAGAGGTACCAGCGCCTGGAACGAGCACGCAGTGAACACACGTTGCGTGCCTACCGTTCAGACCTTGAAAACCTGCTGCGGGAATGCGCCTCCCGTCAGGTGACGACGGTGGAAGGCATTGATCTGACGTTGCTGCGCCTGTGGATGGGCGGACTGCAGGAATTGGGTCTATCACGTTCCACCCTGGCCCGCCGATCGGCCACCGCCCGAACCTTCTTCGGCTGGGCCCGCAGGGAGGGCTTGGTCGCCATCGATCCTGCCAGCCGGCTGCGTTCACCGGTCCCGGACCAGAAGCTGCCCCATGTGTTGCAACGCCAACAAGTTGATCGGTTGCTTCAGGTCCGCACGGTTGCCCAGGTAGATGGAGCCTCCGGGCAACCTAGCGTCGAACAGAAGGCCGTCCGTGACCGTGATCATGCGCTCCTGGAGCTGCTTTACGCCACGGGCATCCGCGTGGGTGAACTGGTGACACTCGACCTGGAATCGGTAGACCATGACCGGAGGACCCTGAGGGTATTGGGCAAGGGAGATAAGGAGCGGACCGTGCCGTTTGGACAGCCGGCCCTGAACGCACTTGACGACTGGCTCCGGCGCGGCCGGGGCGTGCTTGCCGTTGCGGGAAGCGGTAGCGCTCTTTTTCTGGGTGTCCGCGGAGGCCGCCTCGGTCAACGTCAGGTGCGTGAAATCGTGTCCAAGGCGTTAGAGGAGCTCGGCGACACGGCGGCGCGAGGACCCCACGCCCTGCGCCATACGGCAGCGACACACCTGCTTGATGGTGGAGCGGACTTGCGCGCCGTGCAGGAGTATCTTGGCCACAGCTCCCTTGCCACGACCCAGCGCTACACGCATGTTTCGGTGGAGCGGTTGCGAGAAAGCTACCAGCGGGCCCATCCGCGGGCTTGA
- the aceE gene encoding pyruvate dehydrogenase (acetyl-transferring), homodimeric type, translating into MDVAVEEHISHIRSGLTSQLPDRDPEETAEWIESFDDLVETQGTERAQYIVRSLLQRAGAKSVGVPMVTTTDYVNTIPVDQEPDFPGDEQVERRYRAWMRWNAAVMVHRGQRPGVGVGGHISTYAGAATLYEVGFNHFFKGKDHPSGGDQVFFQGHASPGMYARAFMEGRLSEEDLDGFRQEKSRKGHALPSYPHPRSMPDFWEFPTVSMGIGPMNAIYQAQSNRYLQNRGIKDTSGQHVWAFLGDGEMDEPESRGLLQLAANEHLDNLTFVVNCNLQRLDGPVRGNGKIMQELEAFFRGAGWNVIKVVWGREWDALLDADTDNSLVEIMNQTPDGDYQTYKAESGGFVREHFFGKSPQTKEMVADMSDTQIWNLKRGGHDYHKMYAAYKAATEFKGKPTVILTKTVKGYGLGPHFEGRNATHQMKKLTLEDLKAFRDHLRIPITDEQLEADPYLPPYYHPGMDAPEIEYMMEHRAALGGAVPSRRKDSKPIHLPEDKAYEVAARGSGKQEAATTMAFVRLLKDLMRDKDFGKRVVPVVPDESRTFGMDSFFPTAKIYNPGGQNYLSVDRELVLAYKESVSGQLIHPGINEAGAVAAFTAAGTSYATHDEPLVPIYVFYSMFGFQRTGDAFWAAGDQMARGFIMGATAGRTTLTGEGLQHADGHSPILASTNPAVITYDPAYGYEIGHIMKAGLQRMYGGKHEDPNVMYYITLYNEPYQQPKEPEDLDVAGVLGGIYLASPATVDGPRAQLLASGVAVPWTIEAQRLLAQEWGVSADVWSVTSWNELRRDGLAAEEESFMDPTAEPRVPFVTAQLAGATGPVIAVTDYMKAVPDQIRQFVPNEFATLGADGFGFSDTRAAARRFFKIDAHSVVVRTLQMLAKRGEVDASVPAAAFAKYKLDEI; encoded by the coding sequence ATGGACGTGGCTGTAGAGGAACATATTTCCCACATCCGCAGCGGCTTGACCAGCCAGCTACCGGATCGCGATCCCGAAGAAACCGCCGAATGGATCGAATCCTTCGATGACCTGGTCGAAACCCAAGGCACCGAACGCGCCCAATACATCGTGCGCTCACTACTCCAGCGCGCCGGCGCCAAAAGCGTCGGAGTGCCCATGGTGACCACCACCGACTACGTCAACACCATCCCCGTGGACCAGGAACCGGACTTCCCCGGCGATGAACAAGTCGAACGCCGCTACCGCGCCTGGATGCGCTGGAACGCCGCCGTGATGGTCCACCGCGGCCAACGCCCCGGGGTGGGCGTCGGCGGACACATCTCCACCTACGCCGGTGCCGCCACCCTCTACGAGGTCGGCTTCAACCACTTCTTCAAGGGCAAGGACCACCCCTCCGGCGGAGACCAGGTCTTCTTCCAGGGCCACGCCTCACCCGGCATGTACGCCCGCGCGTTCATGGAAGGGCGCCTGAGCGAAGAAGACCTCGACGGCTTCCGCCAGGAAAAGTCCCGCAAGGGCCACGCCCTGCCCTCCTATCCGCACCCGCGCTCCATGCCGGACTTCTGGGAATTCCCGACCGTGTCCATGGGCATCGGCCCGATGAACGCGATCTATCAGGCCCAATCCAACCGCTACCTGCAAAACCGCGGCATCAAGGACACCTCCGGCCAGCACGTCTGGGCGTTTTTGGGCGACGGTGAAATGGACGAGCCCGAATCGCGCGGCCTGCTCCAGCTCGCCGCCAACGAACACCTCGACAACCTGACCTTCGTGGTGAACTGCAACCTGCAGCGCCTTGACGGCCCGGTGCGCGGCAACGGCAAGATCATGCAGGAACTCGAGGCCTTCTTCCGCGGCGCCGGCTGGAACGTCATCAAGGTCGTCTGGGGCCGGGAGTGGGATGCCCTGCTGGACGCCGACACCGATAACTCCCTGGTCGAGATCATGAACCAGACACCGGACGGGGACTACCAGACCTACAAGGCAGAATCCGGCGGCTTCGTGCGCGAGCACTTCTTCGGCAAGTCCCCGCAGACCAAGGAAATGGTCGCGGACATGTCCGACACGCAGATCTGGAACCTCAAGCGCGGTGGCCACGATTACCACAAGATGTACGCCGCCTATAAGGCAGCCACCGAGTTCAAGGGCAAGCCGACGGTCATCCTGACCAAGACGGTCAAGGGCTACGGCCTGGGCCCGCACTTCGAGGGCCGCAACGCGACCCACCAGATGAAGAAGCTGACCCTGGAGGACCTCAAGGCCTTCCGCGACCACCTGCGCATCCCGATCACCGATGAGCAGCTTGAAGCCGACCCGTACCTGCCCCCGTACTACCACCCGGGCATGGACGCACCGGAAATCGAGTACATGATGGAGCACCGCGCGGCCCTCGGCGGCGCCGTTCCCTCGCGCCGCAAGGATTCCAAGCCCATCCACCTGCCCGAGGACAAGGCCTACGAGGTCGCGGCCCGCGGTTCGGGCAAGCAGGAGGCCGCCACCACGATGGCCTTCGTGCGCCTGCTCAAGGACCTGATGCGCGACAAGGACTTCGGCAAGCGCGTGGTGCCGGTGGTTCCCGATGAGTCCCGCACCTTCGGCATGGACTCGTTCTTCCCCACGGCGAAGATCTACAACCCGGGCGGACAGAACTACCTTTCGGTGGACCGCGAACTGGTCCTGGCCTACAAGGAGTCGGTCTCCGGGCAGCTGATCCACCCGGGCATCAACGAGGCCGGTGCGGTGGCCGCGTTCACCGCCGCCGGTACCTCCTATGCCACGCATGATGAGCCGCTGGTGCCGATCTACGTGTTCTACTCGATGTTCGGCTTCCAGCGCACCGGCGATGCCTTCTGGGCCGCCGGGGACCAGATGGCCCGCGGGTTCATCATGGGTGCCACCGCCGGGCGCACCACGCTGACCGGCGAGGGGCTGCAGCACGCCGACGGGCACTCCCCGATCCTGGCCTCGACCAACCCGGCGGTAATCACCTACGATCCGGCCTACGGCTATGAGATCGGGCATATCATGAAGGCCGGCCTTCAGCGCATGTATGGCGGGAAGCATGAGGATCCGAACGTGATGTACTACATCACGTTGTATAACGAGCCGTACCAGCAGCCCAAGGAGCCCGAGGACCTGGACGTCGCCGGTGTGCTCGGCGGCATCTACCTGGCCTCCCCGGCCACGGTCGATGGCCCGCGTGCGCAGCTGCTGGCCTCGGGCGTGGCGGTACCCTGGACCATCGAGGCCCAGCGCCTGCTGGCCCAGGAGTGGGGGGTGTCGGCCGATGTCTGGTCGGTCACCAGCTGGAACGAGCTGCGCCGCGACGGCCTGGCAGCCGAGGAGGAATCCTTCATGGACCCCACGGCCGAACCGCGGGTACCGTTTGTCACCGCGCAGCTGGCCGGGGCCACCGGTCCGGTGATCGCCGTGACCGACTACATGAAGGCCGTACCGGACCAGATCCGCCAGTTCGTCCCGAACGAGTTCGCCACGCTGGGCGCCGACGGCTTCGGCTTCTCGGACACCCGTGCAGCAGCGCGCCGCTTCTTCAAGATCGACGCCCACTCCGTGGTCGTCCGCACCCTGCAGATGCTCGCCAAGCGCGGAGAGGTGGATGCCTCGGTTCCGGCCGCCGCGTTCGCCAAGTACAAGCTCGACGAAATCTAG
- a CDS encoding PucR family transcriptional regulator, whose protein sequence is MSDDISSLPAGRIRPVRQAKATPDTLARLKSHLGVLSTVALKHLDQSLPWYRGLRPEERAALGLVAQKGIASFVTWYERPTTSPQWVITDVFGGAPSELTRSISLQKALQLIRTIVEVVESQVPDLAPEAEHQQLREAVLRYSREVAFAAADVYARAAESRGAWDSRLEALVVDAVLRGESPDSLRSRISAVGWKSHDNITLVIGSTPAVAGASFVSELRRASLRIARDCLVGIQGERLILMLGGAEESAAGLERLSGYFGEGPVVYGPVAATLKEAPSSAQAAFAGIAAARAWPLAPRPVAADDLWPERVMNGDAAARISLIQGIYNPLVKAGNGLVETLSSYLALGHSLEGTARELFVHANTVRYRLKRVCDVTGWDPLLPREAFVLQTALVVGRLDVEPEL, encoded by the coding sequence ATGAGCGATGATATTTCTTCCCTGCCGGCCGGCCGGATCCGACCGGTTCGGCAGGCCAAGGCCACTCCTGACACGCTGGCCAGGCTCAAGTCGCATCTGGGCGTGCTCTCGACCGTCGCACTGAAACACCTTGACCAGTCGCTGCCCTGGTACCGCGGCCTGCGCCCCGAGGAGCGCGCCGCGCTGGGCCTCGTTGCCCAGAAGGGCATCGCCTCGTTTGTCACCTGGTACGAACGGCCCACCACTTCCCCGCAGTGGGTGATTACCGACGTCTTCGGCGGAGCGCCCAGCGAGCTGACCAGGTCCATCAGCCTGCAGAAGGCCCTCCAGCTGATCCGCACCATCGTGGAGGTCGTGGAGTCCCAGGTCCCGGATCTGGCCCCGGAGGCCGAACACCAGCAGCTGCGCGAGGCCGTGCTGCGCTACTCCCGCGAGGTGGCCTTTGCCGCCGCCGACGTCTATGCCCGTGCCGCCGAATCCCGCGGTGCCTGGGACAGCCGGCTCGAGGCGCTCGTGGTCGATGCGGTGTTGCGCGGGGAAAGCCCCGATTCACTGCGTTCACGCATCTCGGCCGTCGGCTGGAAATCACATGACAACATCACCCTGGTCATCGGCTCGACCCCCGCGGTGGCCGGCGCCAGCTTTGTCTCGGAACTGCGCCGGGCCTCGCTGCGCATTGCCCGCGACTGCCTGGTCGGCATCCAGGGCGAACGGCTAATCCTGATGCTCGGTGGCGCCGAGGAATCGGCGGCCGGCCTTGAACGGCTCAGCGGGTACTTCGGCGAGGGGCCGGTGGTCTACGGCCCGGTCGCCGCCACGCTGAAGGAGGCCCCGAGCTCTGCCCAGGCGGCGTTCGCCGGGATCGCAGCTGCCCGCGCCTGGCCACTGGCGCCGCGCCCGGTCGCGGCTGATGACCTGTGGCCCGAACGGGTCATGAACGGGGACGCGGCGGCTCGAATCTCACTGATCCAGGGTATCTACAACCCCCTGGTCAAGGCCGGCAACGGCCTGGTGGAGACGCTGTCGAGCTATCTTGCCCTGGGCCATTCGCTCGAGGGAACCGCCCGCGAACTGTTCGTGCATGCCAATACGGTGCGTTACCGCCTCAAGCGCGTCTGCGATGTCACCGGATGGGATCCGCTGCTTCCCCGGGAGGCGTTTGTTTTGCAGACGGCACTCGTTGTGGGACGCTTGGACGTCGAACCGGAATTGTAG
- the fabF gene encoding beta-ketoacyl-ACP synthase II translates to MARKVVITGLGATTPIGGDVPTMWANSLKGVSGAHLLTEDWVEKYDLPVRIAAHASNPASEVLSRVEMKRMDPSTQFAVVASREAWKDSGIEDVDHDRLAVAFATGIGGVWTLLDAWDTLKEKGPRRVLPMTVPMLMPNGPAAAVSLDLGARAGAHTPVSACASGTEAMHLGLELIRSGKADVVMVGGAEAAIHPMPMASFAAMKALSKRNDDPEHASRPYDVDRDGFVMGEGAGALVLEAEEHALARGARIYAELAGTSVTADAYHITAPDPEGLGATRALKAAMFDGRIQPEDVVHVNAHATSTPVGDKPEYTALRATFGAHLENVCVSATKSQMGHLLGASGAVESVLAVLSVYHRLAPVTINLENQDPEIPLDIVTGTPRVLPEGSIVALNNSFGFGGHNAVVAIRSL, encoded by the coding sequence ATGGCCCGCAAAGTTGTAATCACCGGCCTTGGAGCCACCACGCCCATTGGCGGCGATGTTCCCACCATGTGGGCCAATTCCCTCAAGGGCGTCTCCGGCGCGCACCTGCTCACCGAGGACTGGGTGGAAAAGTACGACCTGCCGGTGCGCATCGCCGCACACGCCTCCAACCCGGCCTCCGAGGTCCTCTCCCGCGTTGAAATGAAGCGCATGGACCCCTCGACACAGTTCGCCGTAGTTGCCTCCCGCGAAGCCTGGAAGGATTCCGGCATCGAGGACGTCGACCACGACCGTCTCGCTGTGGCGTTCGCCACCGGCATCGGCGGCGTCTGGACACTGCTCGACGCCTGGGACACGCTCAAGGAAAAGGGACCGCGCCGGGTTTTGCCGATGACCGTGCCGATGCTGATGCCCAATGGCCCCGCGGCAGCAGTCTCCTTGGACCTGGGCGCCCGCGCCGGGGCCCACACGCCCGTCTCAGCCTGCGCCTCCGGCACCGAAGCCATGCACCTTGGCCTGGAACTGATCCGTTCGGGCAAGGCAGACGTCGTCATGGTCGGTGGTGCGGAAGCTGCCATCCACCCGATGCCGATGGCCTCGTTTGCCGCGATGAAGGCACTGTCCAAGCGCAACGACGACCCGGAACACGCATCGCGCCCGTACGACGTCGACCGTGACGGTTTCGTCATGGGCGAAGGCGCCGGCGCCCTGGTCCTCGAGGCCGAGGAGCACGCCCTGGCCCGTGGCGCCCGCATCTACGCCGAACTGGCCGGCACCTCGGTGACCGCAGACGCCTACCACATCACTGCTCCGGACCCGGAAGGCCTGGGAGCCACCCGTGCGCTGAAGGCTGCCATGTTCGACGGTCGCATCCAGCCCGAAGACGTGGTCCACGTCAATGCACACGCCACCTCGACCCCGGTCGGCGACAAGCCCGAGTACACCGCCCTGCGCGCCACCTTCGGCGCTCACCTGGAAAACGTGTGCGTCTCGGCCACCAAGTCGCAGATGGGCCACTTGTTGGGCGCCTCCGGCGCCGTTGAATCGGTGCTGGCCGTCCTCTCGGTCTACCACCGGCTGGCCCCGGTCACCATCAACCTGGAGAACCAGGATCCGGAGATCCCGCTGGACATCGTCACCGGCACCCCGCGTGTACTGCCCGAGGGCAGCATCGTCGCGCTGAACAACTCGTTCGGCTTCGGCGGTCACAACGCGGTCGTCGCAATCCGCAGCCTCTAA
- a CDS encoding redoxin domain-containing protein, with product MVDNSGSAALASQHGAVAADSGPQGAAPIIGRPVPYFALSNQFGEIVDPARMVEHSYFLVFYPFAFSGVCSSELAQLETVAAEFGSRGVGIYGVSVDHKYALRAYAQQMSLSFGLLADFWPHGAVSKSFGCFDEQRGMSTRSTFLVSKGRVTAHFSTPTHQARELADYRLAIDGLGGGHSID from the coding sequence ATGGTTGATAACTCGGGGTCCGCTGCCCTGGCATCACAACACGGTGCCGTAGCGGCGGACTCCGGCCCCCAGGGGGCGGCGCCGATTATCGGTAGGCCAGTCCCTTATTTTGCGTTGTCCAACCAATTCGGCGAAATCGTAGACCCAGCGAGAATGGTTGAACACAGCTATTTTCTGGTCTTCTACCCATTCGCCTTTTCCGGGGTGTGTAGTTCAGAACTTGCGCAACTGGAAACCGTTGCCGCCGAGTTCGGTTCCCGGGGTGTAGGCATATACGGTGTTTCCGTGGACCACAAGTACGCCTTGCGTGCTTATGCGCAGCAAATGAGCCTCTCTTTTGGCCTGCTTGCAGACTTCTGGCCGCATGGAGCGGTTTCGAAGTCCTTTGGTTGCTTTGACGAGCAACGCGGAATGTCTACACGGTCCACGTTTCTGGTCTCCAAGGGTCGGGTTACCGCTCATTTCTCGACACCGACCCACCAGGCAAGAGAGTTGGCCGACTACCGATTGGCCATCGACGGACTGGGCGGCGGGCACTCAATAGACTGA
- a CDS encoding DUF3052 domain-containing protein produces MSDAVPATPEAAMKMGFNEGQLIQELGYDDDVDFDLRDEVEDAIGSELLTEDDHEVVDAVMLWFRADDGDLVDALVDALTSLDGGGPVWLLTPKAGRDGHVSPADIQAEAPTAGLHVTSTEGVSKDWSAMRLVARRKN; encoded by the coding sequence GTGAGCGACGCCGTACCGGCAACGCCTGAAGCAGCCATGAAAATGGGCTTCAATGAAGGACAGCTAATTCAAGAGCTCGGCTATGACGATGATGTCGATTTCGACCTCCGCGACGAAGTTGAGGATGCCATTGGCTCCGAGCTTCTGACCGAGGACGATCACGAGGTCGTTGATGCAGTCATGCTCTGGTTCCGTGCTGATGATGGTGATCTCGTCGACGCTCTGGTCGACGCACTGACATCCCTAGACGGTGGGGGCCCCGTATGGCTACTCACCCCCAAGGCCGGGCGAGACGGTCATGTCTCTCCGGCAGATATTCAGGCCGAGGCGCCCACCGCCGGTCTGCATGTGACGTCCACAGAAGGCGTCTCCAAGGACTGGTCGGCCATGCGGCTTGTGGCTCGCCGCAAGAACTAG
- a CDS encoding DUF3145 domain-containing protein, whose amino-acid sequence MPEAKTRGVLFIHSAPSALCPHIEWAVGSVVSQRFELKWTPQSAAPGMSRAEVSWTGQPGTGALLASALRGWAHLRYEVTEEPSPGVDGSRWSHTPDLGIFHATTDAAGNIMVGEDRIRYAYEQGAGEPALVYHELSLALGEAWDEELEPFRHAAAGAPVRWLHQVV is encoded by the coding sequence ATGCCTGAAGCGAAGACCAGGGGCGTACTTTTTATCCACTCAGCCCCTTCTGCGTTGTGCCCACACATCGAGTGGGCCGTGGGATCCGTAGTATCCCAGCGCTTTGAATTGAAGTGGACGCCTCAATCCGCCGCGCCCGGAATGTCCCGGGCAGAGGTTTCTTGGACCGGCCAACCGGGCACCGGAGCACTTCTCGCCTCCGCCCTGCGAGGTTGGGCGCACCTTCGCTATGAGGTCACCGAGGAGCCGAGCCCCGGCGTCGATGGAAGTCGCTGGTCCCACACACCCGATCTGGGTATTTTCCATGCCACCACCGATGCCGCAGGCAACATCATGGTCGGCGAGGACCGAATTCGCTACGCCTATGAACAGGGCGCCGGTGAACCCGCATTGGTCTACCATGAACTTTCGCTTGCCCTGGGTGAGGCTTGGGACGAGGAACTAGAGCCGTTCAGGCATGCGGCGGCCGGTGCGCCGGTACGTTGGCTGCATCAGGTCGTCTAG